One window of Steroidobacteraceae bacterium genomic DNA carries:
- the tuf gene encoding elongation factor Tu produces MSKEKFERKKPHVNVGTIGHVDHGKTTLTAALTKVMAETYGGAFMAYDQIDKAPEEKARGITISTAHVEYESAARHYAHVDCPGHADYVKNMITGAAQMDGAILVVSAADGPMPQTREHILLARQVGVPYIVVFMNKADMVDDKELLELVEMEVRELLSTYKFPGEKTPIVIGSALKALEGDTSEIGVPAVVKLVEEMDKYIPVPERDIDKPFLMPVEDVFSISGRGTVVTGRIERGIVKVNDEVEIIGLKATAKTICTGVEMFRKLLDEGQAGDNVGVLLRGTKREEVERGQVLAKPGSITPHTNFECEVYVLTKEEGGRHTPFFKGYRPQFYFRTTDVTGTIELPAGVEMVMPGDNIKMVVDLIAPIAMEEGLRFAIREGGRTVGAGVVSKVLK; encoded by the coding sequence GTGTCGAAAGAGAAGTTTGAGCGCAAGAAGCCGCACGTGAACGTGGGGACGATAGGTCACGTGGACCACGGTAAGACGACGCTGACGGCGGCGCTGACGAAGGTGATGGCGGAGACCTATGGTGGTGCGTTCATGGCGTACGACCAGATTGACAAGGCGCCTGAGGAGAAGGCGCGTGGCATCACGATATCGACGGCGCACGTGGAGTACGAGTCGGCGGCGCGACACTACGCGCACGTGGACTGCCCCGGGCACGCGGACTACGTGAAGAACATGATCACGGGTGCGGCGCAGATGGACGGTGCGATTCTGGTGGTGTCGGCGGCGGATGGGCCGATGCCGCAGACGCGCGAGCACATTCTGCTGGCGCGGCAGGTGGGGGTGCCGTACATCGTGGTGTTCATGAACAAGGCGGACATGGTCGATGACAAGGAGCTGCTGGAGCTTGTTGAGATGGAGGTACGGGAGCTTCTGTCGACGTACAAGTTCCCCGGTGAGAAGACGCCGATCGTGATTGGCTCGGCGCTGAAGGCGCTGGAGGGGGATACCTCGGAGATTGGGGTGCCTGCGGTGGTGAAGCTGGTGGAGGAGATGGACAAGTACATTCCTGTGCCCGAGCGCGACATCGACAAGCCGTTTTTGATGCCTGTGGAGGATGTGTTCTCGATTTCGGGTCGCGGCACGGTGGTGACGGGACGTATCGAGCGCGGGATCGTGAAGGTCAATGACGAGGTGGAGATCATTGGACTGAAGGCGACGGCGAAGACGATCTGCACGGGCGTGGAGATGTTCAGGAAGCTGCTGGACGAGGGTCAGGCGGGGGATAACGTGGGGGTGTTGCTGCGTGGCACGAAGCGCGAGGAAGTGGAGCGCGGGCAGGTGCTGGCGAAGCCGGGGAGCATCACGCCGCACACGAACTTCGAGTGCGAGGTGTACGTGCTGACGAAGGAAGAGGGTGGTCGGCACACGCCGTTTTTCAAGGGGTATCGGCCGCAGTTTTACTTTCGCACGACGGACGTGACGGGCACGATCGAGCTGCCTGCGGGGGTCGAGATGGTGATGCCCGGGGACAACATCAAGATGGTGGTGGACCTGATTGCGCCGATTGCGATGGAAGAGGGGCTGCGCTTTGCGATCCGCGAGGGCGGCCGCACGGTCGGCGCCGGCGTCGTCTCCAAGGTGCTCAAGTAA